The proteins below are encoded in one region of Streptomyces cyanogenus:
- a CDS encoding DEAD/DEAH box helicase has protein sequence MAPDIELRPHQKEAVAAAAATLRNHTRASVIAACGTGKTLIAARTTARITPRGRVLVLLPTLDLLSQTIRSWRAAGRKGTTVAVCSARQALDHEPLGADTPLTTDPGELTTQATPPRTGPVTAYATYASLSAVLAAHHDHHLPPWDLVVVDEAHRTAGRLGKAWAAVHHDDQLPAARRLYLTATPRLWDPDDAQDGDVEAVASMDDESLFGPVAYRLTLSDAIDLGLLADYQILVPVVTDEDLRDWLATGPGAGVDGLRLAGRQVAALRAIHDHRLRRILTFHHRVADARAFATTLHETAATLPASLRPEGLWADWISGHHTPQVRRRLLLEFASHTDPHTPAVLSNARVLGEGIDVPAIDAVVFADPKNSPVDTVQAVGRALRQKPGAGKKATLVVPVYLTPGEDPDDLLGADAYTPLWRTIQALRAHDDRLEARLADPRTHRPTMPGEDPDAWLHFDRPTQAEEVALALSLRVLAPKSAEWRRGLTAARCYHRTHHHLDVPQTYEDTTGYPLGRWLTWQRHLHTTGVLDPARAQALERLGIIWDPRQQAFERGLAHATAYASHNGHLAVPVDCLHDDFPLGRWLATQRTRAHDLTAQRAAALTALDPWWNPPWPLTWQRAYHTARRQTEQNATASPAGEWLAAQHRRADDLHPEQRRLLRNLGLNLPDTPASHAKKPPLSARERAFQHALAAARAFREREGHLNVPQRHIEQIDGEQVRLGQWLSNLRRRRSGLSPQRRAALHELGL, from the coding sequence ATGGCTCCCGACATTGAGCTACGGCCCCACCAAAAGGAAGCCGTTGCCGCCGCTGCCGCCACGCTCCGCAACCACACCCGCGCGAGCGTGATCGCCGCCTGCGGCACGGGCAAAACCCTGATCGCCGCTCGCACTACCGCCCGTATCACCCCTCGCGGCCGAGTCCTGGTACTCCTGCCCACACTGGACCTGCTGTCCCAGACGATCCGCTCCTGGCGCGCAGCCGGGCGCAAAGGCACCACCGTCGCCGTGTGCTCCGCGCGCCAGGCCCTCGACCACGAACCGCTCGGCGCCGACACCCCCCTCACCACCGACCCCGGCGAGCTCACCACCCAGGCCACCCCTCCGCGCACCGGCCCGGTCACCGCGTACGCGACCTACGCCTCCCTGTCCGCAGTCCTCGCCGCCCACCACGACCACCATCTGCCCCCCTGGGACCTCGTAGTCGTCGACGAAGCCCACCGAACCGCCGGCCGTCTCGGCAAGGCCTGGGCAGCCGTCCACCACGACGACCAGCTCCCCGCCGCCCGCCGCCTCTACCTGACCGCCACCCCCCGCCTTTGGGATCCCGACGACGCCCAGGACGGCGACGTCGAGGCGGTGGCCTCCATGGACGACGAGAGCCTGTTCGGCCCGGTCGCCTACCGGCTGACCCTCTCCGACGCCATCGACCTCGGCCTGCTGGCCGACTACCAGATCCTCGTCCCCGTCGTCACTGACGAAGACCTGCGTGACTGGCTTGCCACCGGCCCCGGAGCCGGCGTCGACGGCCTGCGCTTGGCCGGCCGCCAGGTCGCAGCCCTGCGCGCCATTCACGACCACCGGCTGCGCCGCATCCTCACCTTCCACCACCGCGTCGCCGACGCCCGCGCCTTCGCCACCACCCTGCACGAGACAGCAGCCACCCTCCCCGCCTCCTTGCGCCCCGAGGGATTGTGGGCGGACTGGATCAGCGGCCACCACACCCCCCAGGTCCGCCGCCGCCTCCTGCTCGAGTTCGCCTCCCATACCGACCCCCACACCCCGGCCGTCCTGTCCAACGCCCGTGTCCTGGGAGAGGGCATCGACGTGCCCGCCATCGACGCCGTCGTCTTCGCCGACCCCAAGAACAGCCCCGTCGACACCGTCCAGGCCGTCGGCCGCGCCCTGCGCCAAAAGCCCGGCGCCGGCAAGAAGGCCACCCTCGTCGTCCCCGTCTACCTAACCCCCGGTGAAGACCCCGACGATCTCCTCGGCGCTGACGCCTACACCCCCCTGTGGCGCACCATTCAGGCCCTGCGGGCCCACGACGACCGCCTCGAGGCGCGCCTCGCCGACCCCCGCACCCACCGTCCCACCATGCCCGGCGAGGACCCCGATGCCTGGCTGCACTTCGACCGTCCCACCCAGGCCGAAGAAGTCGCCCTCGCCCTCTCGCTTCGGGTCCTGGCTCCCAAGAGCGCTGAATGGCGCCGCGGCCTGACAGCCGCCCGCTGCTACCACCGCACCCACCACCACCTCGACGTCCCCCAGACCTACGAGGACACCACCGGCTACCCCCTGGGCCGCTGGCTCACCTGGCAGCGCCACCTGCACACCACCGGCGTCCTCGATCCGGCTCGCGCCCAGGCCCTCGAACGCCTCGGCATCATCTGGGACCCCCGCCAGCAGGCCTTCGAGCGGGGACTGGCTCACGCCACCGCCTACGCCTCCCACAACGGCCACCTCGCCGTTCCGGTCGACTGCCTCCACGACGACTTCCCCCTCGGCCGCTGGCTGGCCACCCAGCGCACCCGCGCCCACGACCTCACCGCCCAGCGCGCCGCCGCCCTCACCGCCCTGGACCCGTGGTGGAATCCGCCCTGGCCGCTCACCTGGCAGCGTGCCTACCACACGGCCCGCCGGCAGACAGAACAGAACGCAACTGCCTCACCGGCGGGGGAGTGGCTCGCGGCCCAGCACCGGCGTGCCGACGACCTCCACCCCGAGCAGCGCCGCCTCCTGAGAAACCTGGGACTCAACCTGCCGGACACACCCGCCTCCCACGCCAAGAAACCTCCGCTGTCGGCACGAGAGCGCGCCTTTCAGCATGCACTGGCCGCCGCACGTGCCTTCCGCGAACGAGAGGGCCATCTCAACGTCCCCCAGCGGCACATCGAGCAGATCGACGGCGAACAGGTACGGCTGGGGCAGTGGCTGAGCAACCTGCGCCGCCGCCGCTCCGGCCTGAGCCCGCAGCGGCGAGCAGCACTGCACGAGCTCGGCCTGTGA
- a CDS encoding restriction endonuclease, which translates to MGAFPASRRLVAERLTEMVGYRAGLAIMESDILASLQRHGYPHLYPPREAGTVRMRSEAYEIMSRCVADSFVQPGAVRAMRSLADRVRDRLQDGELAWQVLGFIDTVLTLGTEQERASLEALEERGRQLLRFMQMDTQPPAVRDRLRETARRWHGDALAAAIDVVFEVEDFRDASDPWKRWVRTVEWSDVVKLADLFTSDSVTASYGRFFDQRFVPFLVGNYEELAAIHWRKFEALVAEHFHRAGFRVELGPGRNDNGVDIRLWESGRATDGEAPPLVIVQCKRERRKISKVVVKALAADVAWEKARTGLLVATVDWSPGAREVVRTRNYPVEEVNREAVQAWLTAMHTNNAGLWLAS; encoded by the coding sequence ATGGGAGCCTTCCCCGCCAGCCGACGCCTCGTTGCCGAACGCCTGACCGAGATGGTCGGTTACCGGGCAGGACTGGCCATCATGGAATCCGACATCCTGGCCAGCCTCCAACGCCACGGCTACCCGCACTTGTATCCGCCGCGCGAGGCCGGGACAGTGCGGATGCGCAGTGAAGCCTACGAGATCATGAGCCGCTGTGTGGCGGACTCCTTCGTCCAGCCCGGTGCGGTACGCGCCATGAGATCCCTCGCCGACCGAGTACGCGACCGGCTGCAGGACGGAGAGCTGGCGTGGCAGGTGCTCGGTTTCATCGACACCGTGCTCACTTTGGGTACCGAGCAAGAGCGGGCGTCGCTCGAAGCCCTGGAGGAACGGGGTCGGCAGCTGCTGCGCTTCATGCAGATGGACACTCAGCCACCTGCTGTGCGCGACCGGTTACGGGAGACAGCCCGTCGCTGGCACGGAGATGCTCTTGCTGCAGCCATCGACGTCGTCTTCGAGGTGGAGGACTTCCGGGATGCTTCCGACCCGTGGAAGAGGTGGGTGCGTACCGTCGAATGGAGCGATGTCGTGAAGCTGGCCGACCTGTTCACTTCGGACTCCGTGACAGCCTCCTACGGCCGGTTCTTCGACCAGCGGTTCGTTCCTTTCCTGGTCGGCAACTACGAAGAACTCGCCGCCATCCACTGGAGGAAGTTCGAGGCCCTGGTGGCCGAGCACTTCCACCGGGCAGGCTTCCGCGTCGAGCTCGGCCCGGGACGCAACGACAACGGCGTCGACATCAGGCTATGGGAATCCGGCCGTGCCACCGATGGCGAAGCTCCACCCCTGGTGATCGTGCAGTGCAAGCGTGAGCGCCGCAAGATCAGCAAGGTGGTGGTCAAGGCTCTCGCCGCCGATGTCGCCTGGGAGAAAGCCCGTACCGGACTCTTGGTGGCCACCGTCGACTGGTCACCCGGCGCTCGTGAGGTGGTCCGCACGCGCAACTACCCCGTCGAAGAGGTCAATCGTGAAGCGGTACAGGCGTGGCTGACCGCCATGCACACGAACAACGCCGGCCTGTGGCTGGCCAGCTGA
- a CDS encoding AAA family ATPase, translating to MRLHHLTLQAFGPFAGTHTVDFDALSADGLFLLHGDTGAGKSTLFTAICFALYGEPPVDRDLMLRSHHAPADLLTQVTLDVTISGHRLLIDRIPQQMRPKKNSTGETLQKAETRLSRWTTDSSGKGHWEASSKSHQETGKEIKDLLGMSRTQFCQVVLLPQNEFTKFLYADAGKRRELLGKLFHTDRYAFIERWLSDHSRTTQKNRDAARDEVLHLAARIHQAAGPDLKSQYDAPTPDAAHDLTDPALTWANDLIQASQADALTAQANAESAKKNQLAQQKLEAAARDLHRQQTTYATAREQLDRLDKQTPHQEALGRRREQARRAQQLAPLLHALSTARADHTRAQSRESDARTQLLPEHAALQAADLATAGQRIRADIAVLNTLLPEETGLHQLTAELKRIDAERQDFALQQRTARDWLEEETAQRAALEIRREAAREAEEESRRQQTQLESLSGRVAAAERRDAHRVQITTTEQRLTAAEEETEKAAQAHIGIRRRRTEGMAAELATGLTDGAPCPVCGSCSHPNPAQAPDGHPTREDEQAAEKTHQRLKQQCDKIAAELHKLREDAAAATGEAGDTPLDSLKADHETLTKQLADSLKRAADRRSAEEELLALDREHTAMTEQDSTATAGLSDRNANYDNLSQRHAELTAKLDAARGTAPTLAARIDDLTRSADHLEQAAEASRTAANATQTLHTRTSEATDAATSQGFGTLTEAEQAQLSEQALTDLEEEINKWRAARASHQAVLDDPVLQEAAAQPAADVETAAARRAAADEQHAQAVTASSTAQTRTTDLTDLTTALAEVVERLKALEQAHSTARHLADLATGTASGTRVRMQLEAYVLAARLEQVVTAANTRLHLMSEGRYTLRHSDHQAAHGARSGLGLEITDAWTGHPRKTDTLSGGESFFASLSLALGLADVVTHEAGGNPLDTLFIDEGFGTLDDDTLHNVLDVLDSLRAHDRTVGVISHIPELRRRITQRLHVRKGPTGSTLAHLTEAAE from the coding sequence ATGCGCCTGCACCACCTCACCCTGCAGGCCTTCGGGCCCTTCGCCGGCACCCACACCGTCGACTTCGACGCCCTGTCCGCCGACGGCCTGTTCCTCCTGCACGGCGACACCGGCGCCGGGAAAAGCACCCTGTTCACCGCCATCTGCTTCGCCCTGTACGGCGAACCCCCGGTCGACCGCGACCTGATGCTGCGCAGCCACCACGCCCCAGCCGACCTGCTCACCCAGGTCACCCTCGACGTCACCATCTCCGGCCACCGGCTGCTCATCGACCGCATCCCCCAGCAGATGCGCCCCAAGAAGAACAGCACGGGCGAAACCCTGCAGAAGGCCGAGACCCGGCTCAGCCGGTGGACCACCGACTCTTCGGGGAAGGGCCACTGGGAGGCCTCCAGCAAGTCCCACCAGGAGACAGGCAAGGAGATCAAGGACCTGCTCGGCATGAGCCGGACCCAGTTCTGCCAAGTCGTTCTCCTGCCACAGAACGAGTTCACCAAGTTCCTCTACGCCGACGCAGGCAAGCGCCGCGAACTCCTCGGCAAGCTCTTCCACACCGACCGGTACGCCTTTATCGAACGCTGGCTGAGCGACCACAGCCGCACCACCCAGAAGAACCGCGACGCCGCCCGCGACGAGGTGCTGCACCTGGCCGCCCGCATCCACCAGGCCGCCGGCCCTGACCTGAAATCCCAGTACGACGCTCCCACCCCCGACGCCGCACACGATTTGACCGACCCTGCCCTGACCTGGGCCAACGACCTCATCCAGGCCAGCCAGGCCGACGCCCTCACCGCCCAGGCCAACGCCGAGAGCGCAAAGAAGAACCAGCTCGCCCAGCAGAAGCTGGAAGCCGCCGCCCGCGACCTGCACAGGCAGCAGACCACCTACGCCACCGCCCGTGAACAACTGGACCGGCTGGACAAGCAGACCCCGCACCAAGAAGCCCTCGGCCGGCGCCGGGAACAAGCTCGCCGGGCCCAGCAGCTGGCACCACTGCTGCACGCTCTCAGCACCGCCCGCGCCGATCACACCCGCGCCCAGAGCCGTGAAAGCGACGCCCGCACCCAGCTCCTCCCCGAGCATGCCGCACTGCAGGCCGCCGACCTCGCCACAGCCGGACAGCGCATCCGCGCCGACATCGCCGTGCTGAACACCCTCCTTCCTGAGGAAACCGGACTTCACCAGCTCACCGCCGAACTGAAGCGGATCGACGCCGAGCGGCAGGACTTCGCCCTCCAGCAGCGCACCGCACGCGACTGGCTCGAAGAGGAGACCGCCCAGCGAGCCGCCCTCGAGATCCGCCGGGAAGCGGCCCGCGAGGCCGAGGAAGAAAGCCGGCGCCAGCAGACCCAGCTGGAGAGCCTGAGCGGCCGCGTGGCGGCCGCCGAACGCCGCGACGCCCACCGCGTACAGATCACCACCACCGAGCAGCGCCTGACCGCCGCTGAGGAGGAGACCGAGAAAGCCGCCCAGGCCCACATCGGCATCCGCCGCCGACGCACCGAAGGAATGGCCGCCGAACTCGCCACTGGCCTCACCGACGGTGCACCGTGCCCGGTATGCGGCTCCTGCTCCCACCCCAATCCCGCGCAGGCACCTGACGGGCATCCCACGCGCGAGGACGAACAAGCCGCCGAGAAGACCCACCAGCGCCTGAAGCAGCAGTGCGACAAGATCGCGGCCGAGCTGCACAAGCTGCGCGAGGACGCCGCCGCTGCCACGGGCGAAGCCGGCGACACCCCGCTGGACAGCCTCAAAGCCGACCACGAGACACTCACCAAGCAGCTGGCCGACTCCCTCAAGCGAGCCGCCGACCGCAGGAGTGCCGAGGAGGAACTCCTCGCGCTCGACCGCGAACACACGGCTATGACCGAGCAGGACAGCACCGCAACCGCAGGCCTGTCCGACCGCAACGCCAACTACGACAACCTGTCCCAGCGGCACGCAGAACTCACCGCGAAACTCGACGCCGCCCGCGGCACCGCGCCTACCCTCGCGGCCCGCATCGACGACCTCACCCGCTCCGCCGATCACCTCGAGCAGGCAGCCGAGGCGTCCCGCACCGCAGCCAACGCCACCCAGACCCTGCACACGCGCACCAGCGAAGCCACCGACGCTGCGACATCACAGGGGTTCGGCACGCTCACCGAAGCCGAACAGGCCCAGCTCAGCGAGCAGGCCCTGACCGACCTCGAGGAAGAGATCAACAAGTGGCGCGCGGCCCGTGCCTCCCACCAAGCCGTCCTCGACGATCCCGTCCTGCAGGAAGCAGCCGCCCAACCGGCTGCCGACGTCGAAACGGCGGCAGCCCGGCGCGCCGCAGCAGACGAGCAGCACGCCCAAGCGGTCACTGCCTCCAGCACCGCACAGACCCGCACCACTGACCTCACCGACCTCACCACCGCTTTGGCCGAAGTCGTCGAGCGCCTCAAGGCACTCGAGCAGGCCCACAGCACCGCCCGCCACCTCGCCGACCTCGCCACCGGCACCGCATCCGGCACCCGGGTCCGCATGCAACTGGAGGCCTACGTCCTGGCCGCCCGCCTCGAACAGGTCGTCACCGCGGCCAACACCCGCCTGCACCTGATGTCCGAAGGCCGCTACACCCTGCGCCACTCCGACCACCAAGCCGCCCACGGCGCCCGCTCCGGCCTCGGCCTGGAAATCACCGACGCCTGGACCGGCCACCCCCGCAAGACCGACACCCTCTCCGGCGGCGAATCCTTCTTCGCCTCCCTCTCCCTCGCCCTCGGCCTGGCCGACGTCGTCACCCACGAAGCCGGCGGCAACCCCCTGGACACCCTCTTCATCGACGAAGGCTTCGGCACCCTCGACGACGACACCCTCCACAACGTCCTCGACGTCCTGGACTCCCTACGCGCCCACGACCGCACCGTCGGCGTCATCAGCCACATCCCCGAACTACGCCGCCGCATCACCCAGCGCCTCCACGTCCGAAAAGGCCCCACCGGCTCCACCCTCGCCCACCTGACCGAAGCAGCCGAATAA
- a CDS encoding restriction endonuclease codes for MTRRPPAKRRTTSRRRGQQDTQAAILAAVAAIVITVLVVNWLLAHWWLLLIAAVPAVLGGTWWWQQRTQHAEQERTRAQALRYQLAQLDALSHRQFEHAVRDLMHRDGCSDAIQVGGRGDLGADVKATDPLGRRWVIQCKHRRNGAQGTPVGTPELQVLNGTGRPVHKGDVVVMVTNGRITQPGRVFARQQRLHLVDRHVLASWAADSRPLWELLPALPPPRRPSQLS; via the coding sequence ATGACCCGGCGACCACCGGCCAAGCGGCGGACCACCAGCCGCCGACGCGGCCAGCAGGATACGCAAGCCGCCATCCTGGCCGCCGTGGCAGCAATCGTGATCACCGTGTTGGTGGTCAACTGGCTCCTCGCACACTGGTGGCTGCTGCTTATCGCGGCCGTCCCGGCGGTCCTGGGCGGCACCTGGTGGTGGCAGCAGCGGACTCAGCACGCGGAGCAGGAACGGACCCGGGCGCAGGCCCTGCGCTATCAACTGGCGCAGCTGGATGCACTGTCCCATCGCCAGTTCGAGCACGCAGTCCGTGACCTGATGCACCGGGACGGCTGCAGCGATGCCATCCAGGTCGGCGGACGAGGCGACCTCGGCGCGGATGTGAAGGCCACCGACCCGCTCGGGCGGCGCTGGGTGATCCAGTGCAAACACCGCCGCAACGGCGCCCAGGGCACGCCGGTGGGCACCCCAGAACTGCAGGTGCTCAACGGGACAGGCCGCCCGGTCCACAAGGGCGATGTCGTGGTGATGGTGACCAACGGAAGGATCACCCAGCCCGGCCGCGTCTTCGCCCGGCAGCAGCGGCTGCACCTCGTCGACCGCCACGTACTGGCGTCGTGGGCCGCGGACTCGAGACCGCTGTGGGAACTGCTGCCTGCCCTGCCGCCGCCTCGCAGGCCGTCGCAGCTCTCCTGA